Proteins encoded by one window of Clostridium perfringens:
- a CDS encoding TspO/MBR family protein, which translates to MNIFKVNGKFNLGDLIISLLITLGGGYVIGKFTQESVQVYGTLNKPWFSPPAIVFPIVWTILYILMAIAAYRIFLRHKQGEKTKSALWFYIIQLVLNFAWSIIFFYFKLYGLAFIELIILLIFIVITTIKFLKFDKIAGILMIPYIIWVSFAGVLNFFVWMLNEM; encoded by the coding sequence GTGAATATATTCAAGGTTAATGGAAAATTTAATTTAGGTGATTTAATAATAAGTTTGTTAATAACTTTAGGTGGAGGATATGTTATTGGAAAGTTTACTCAGGAGAGTGTACAAGTATATGGCACTTTAAATAAACCTTGGTTTAGTCCACCAGCCATAGTTTTTCCCATAGTATGGACTATTTTATATATACTTATGGCAATAGCAGCCTATAGAATATTTTTAAGGCATAAGCAAGGAGAAAAAACAAAGTCAGCCCTTTGGTTTTATATAATACAACTTGTATTAAATTTTGCTTGGAGCATAATATTCTTTTACTTTAAGTTATACGGATTAGCATTTATAGAACTCATCATATTATTAATATTTATAGTTATAACCACAATTAAATTTTTAAAGTTTGATAAAATAGCAGGAATTCTTATGATTCCTTATATCATATGGGTTTCCTTTGCTGGAGTATTAAACTTTTTTGTATGGATGTTAAATGAAATGTAA
- a CDS encoding amidohydrolase has translation MLIKNGKIFTCEEGKIYEKGDILIKDGKISRIGEDLSQYIGEEEVIDAKGLLIFPGFIEAHCHLGLHEEGNNGAGNGTNEASEPITPQMRAIDGINPFDGGFQSAMEAGVTTAVIGPGSANVIGGQFAAVKTSGICIDDMIIKEPVAIKVAFGENPKRVYSGKNKMPNTRMAIAALLRETLTEAVNYKNRKIDAEIEDRDFSKNLKYEALLPLINREIPMKAHAHRADDILTAIRIAKEFNLKLTLDHCTEGHLISDYIKRENLDAIVGPTLSFNGKAETLNKTFKTPKALIDKGIKVAITTDHPVVTIDNLPLCAAMAMKEGITFNEALEAITINPAEIIGIDERVGSLKEGKDGDLVILNGSPFEIATKTIYTIINGEVVYKD, from the coding sequence ATGTTAATTAAAAATGGGAAAATATTTACCTGTGAAGAAGGTAAGATATATGAAAAAGGTGATATTCTAATTAAGGATGGAAAGATAAGTAGAATTGGGGAAGATTTAAGTCAATACATAGGAGAAGAAGAGGTTATTGATGCTAAAGGACTATTAATATTTCCAGGGTTTATTGAAGCACATTGTCATTTAGGACTACATGAAGAAGGAAATAATGGGGCAGGAAATGGAACCAATGAAGCTAGTGAGCCTATAACCCCACAAATGAGAGCTATAGATGGAATAAATCCCTTTGATGGAGGATTCCAATCTGCAATGGAAGCAGGAGTTACCACAGCTGTAATTGGGCCTGGAAGCGCTAATGTAATAGGAGGACAGTTTGCCGCTGTAAAAACAAGTGGAATATGTATTGATGACATGATAATAAAGGAACCTGTAGCAATAAAGGTTGCCTTTGGAGAAAATCCAAAAAGAGTTTATTCTGGAAAGAATAAAATGCCTAATACAAGAATGGCTATTGCAGCTTTATTAAGAGAAACTTTAACAGAGGCTGTTAATTATAAAAATAGAAAAATTGATGCTGAAATAGAGGATAGGGATTTTAGTAAGAATTTAAAATATGAGGCTTTACTTCCCTTAATTAATAGAGAAATACCTATGAAAGCTCATGCCCATAGGGCAGATGATATTTTAACTGCCATAAGAATAGCTAAGGAATTTAATCTTAAATTAACTTTAGATCACTGTACAGAAGGACATTTAATAAGTGATTATATTAAAAGAGAAAACTTAGATGCTATAGTTGGGCCAACTTTAAGTTTTAATGGAAAGGCTGAGACTTTAAATAAGACCTTTAAGACTCCAAAGGCCTTAATAGATAAAGGAATTAAAGTAGCAATAACTACAGACCATCCAGTGGTAACAATAGACAATCTTCCACTTTGTGCAGCTATGGCTATGAAAGAAGGAATTACTTTTAATGAGGCCTTAGAAGCAATAACAATAAATCCAGCTGAAATAATAGGTATTGATGAAAGGGTTGGAAGCTTAAAGGAAGGAAAGGATGGAGATTTAGTAATTTTAAATGGAAGTCCTTTTGAAATAGCTACAAAAACTATTTATACAATTATAAATGGAGAGGTAGTTTATAAAGACTAG
- a CDS encoding type IA DNA topoisomerase: MKKVIIAEKPSVARNIADAFNIKKRKDGYFEGEEYLITWAFGHLLQLFDAKDYDENMKGWRMEKFPFIPEVFRYKIKQDSLNRNIIDKGAEKQIKIIKGLIDREDVDGIISATDFDREGQVIADEIFLYFSEKKPVYRLLLNEWTPDEVKKGMEKLKPNEEMQSLQDAGIGRQWADWIIGINLTSVTTIKYKLNDGQILNIGRVLLPTLKIIYDRDKEIENFKSSAYYKLNGTFKTSKNEEFEGTYYENNSEKFEDKKVLDEIKEKIKDKNAEIIEKQTERKKEYPPFLFNLSNLQGYITSKYKGWTSDKVLKVAQSLYEKKFITYPRTGSMALEESLVDRTRNVLEKLKVGLPYEEQIKFVQNKRVFDNSKVESHSAIVPTYMKPNNLTQDERIVYTAVKNRFLMQFMPVAEFEETKITSKVNDKEVKGVFISKGKVQLVEGWRVVEKIDSKDTILPMVNEKEVVDLVDSKINKVTKKPPKKHTEKTLLRVMETCGKSFKEDAEEDSEEMMASILSGFSIGTPATRAETIKKLKDVGYITTKGKSLTCTELGRTIVEIFPVKELLDLEYTGRLEKTLSDIERGKVKKEDFLNLIKNFTIEGVKAIKNDDSMAKHFKVEAPEGVEVLGKCPNCGNPVIEGERGFGCVNWKNGCKYTIWKNDKYIASFGKQVTPQMVKLLLANGKVGFRNLKSKKGNTFAAYFIYEKDEEKGYFTWRMEFI, from the coding sequence TTGAAAAAGGTAATAATTGCAGAAAAACCATCTGTTGCTAGAAATATTGCAGATGCTTTTAATATAAAAAAGAGAAAAGATGGATACTTTGAAGGCGAAGAATATCTTATAACATGGGCTTTCGGACACTTATTGCAGTTATTTGATGCAAAGGATTATGATGAGAACATGAAGGGATGGAGAATGGAAAAATTTCCTTTTATCCCAGAAGTTTTTAGATATAAAATAAAACAAGATTCTTTAAATAGAAACATCATTGATAAGGGTGCGGAAAAGCAAATAAAGATAATAAAAGGTCTTATAGATAGAGAAGATGTAGATGGAATAATTTCTGCTACTGACTTTGATAGAGAAGGACAAGTAATTGCAGATGAAATTTTCCTATATTTTAGTGAAAAGAAACCAGTATATAGACTTTTATTAAATGAATGGACACCAGATGAAGTTAAAAAAGGAATGGAAAAGTTAAAACCTAATGAGGAAATGCAATCTCTTCAAGATGCTGGTATAGGAAGACAGTGGGCAGACTGGATAATAGGTATAAACTTAACTTCTGTGACAACAATAAAATATAAGCTAAATGATGGACAGATTTTAAATATAGGGAGAGTTCTTCTACCTACTTTAAAAATAATTTATGACAGAGATAAAGAAATAGAGAACTTTAAATCAAGTGCATATTACAAACTTAATGGTACTTTTAAAACTTCAAAAAATGAGGAGTTTGAAGGAACTTATTATGAAAATAATTCAGAGAAGTTTGAAGATAAAAAGGTTTTAGATGAGATTAAAGAAAAGATAAAGGATAAAAATGCTGAAATAATTGAAAAGCAAACAGAAAGAAAAAAAGAATATCCACCATTTTTATTTAATCTTTCTAATCTTCAAGGATACATAACAAGTAAATACAAAGGATGGACTTCAGATAAGGTTTTAAAAGTAGCTCAATCTTTATATGAAAAGAAGTTTATAACTTATCCTAGAACAGGAAGTATGGCTCTAGAGGAGAGCTTAGTTGATAGAACTAGAAATGTTTTAGAAAAGCTTAAGGTAGGCTTGCCTTATGAGGAGCAAATAAAGTTTGTTCAAAATAAAAGGGTTTTTGATAATTCAAAGGTTGAGAGCCATAGTGCCATAGTTCCAACTTACATGAAACCTAATAATTTAACACAAGATGAAAGAATAGTTTACACAGCAGTTAAAAATAGATTTCTTATGCAATTTATGCCCGTAGCTGAATTTGAGGAAACAAAAATAACTTCTAAGGTAAATGATAAAGAGGTTAAGGGCGTATTTATTTCAAAAGGAAAAGTTCAGCTTGTAGAAGGATGGAGAGTTGTTGAAAAAATAGATAGTAAAGATACAATTCTTCCAATGGTAAATGAAAAAGAAGTAGTAGACTTAGTAGATAGTAAAATAAATAAGGTTACTAAAAAACCACCTAAAAAGCATACTGAGAAGACTTTACTTAGGGTAATGGAGACTTGTGGTAAGAGTTTTAAAGAGGATGCAGAGGAAGATAGTGAAGAAATGATGGCCTCAATATTAAGTGGATTTAGTATAGGAACACCTGCTACTAGAGCTGAAACAATTAAAAAGCTTAAGGATGTAGGATATATTACCACAAAGGGAAAAAGTTTAACTTGTACAGAGCTTGGTAGAACCATAGTTGAAATATTCCCTGTTAAGGAACTTTTAGATTTAGAATACACAGGAAGACTAGAAAAAACTCTTTCTGATATAGAAAGAGGGAAGGTAAAAAAAGAAGATTTCTTAAATCTTATAAAAAACTTTACTATAGAGGGAGTTAAGGCTATAAAAAATGATGATTCCATGGCAAAACACTTTAAAGTAGAGGCTCCAGAAGGGGTAGAGGTTTTAGGAAAATGTCCTAACTGTGGAAATCCTGTTATAGAGGGAGAAAGAGGATTTGGATGTGTTAACTGGAAAAATGGATGTAAATATACCATATGGAAAAATGATAAGTATATAGCTTCCTTTGGAAAACAAGTAACACCTCAGATGGTAAAACTTCTATTAGCTAATGGAAAAGTTGGATTTAGAAATTTAAAAAGTAAAAAGGGAAATACCTTTGCAGCATACTTCATATATGAAAAAGATGAAGAAAAAGGTTATTTCACATGGAGAATGGAATTTATTTAA
- a CDS encoding LrgB family protein has protein sequence MNNLINNPLFGILLTLFAFEIGMTIYKKTKIPLLNPLLIAIALVIAVLVSCHISFETYNIGGSFINAFLGPATVILAVPLYKQLQLLKNHFVPIMTGIIVGSFASMCCVIIMGYFLGVNHELIASLVPKSVTTPIGVEVASGLGGIPSITVIAVIITGITGAIIAPMVCKLLKIDHEVAMGVSMGTAAHAVGTTKALEIGETHGAMSSLSIGVAGLITVFLAPPIYMLSALILKFV, from the coding sequence ATGAATAACCTTATTAATAACCCTTTATTCGGAATTTTATTAACTCTTTTTGCATTTGAAATTGGTATGACCATATACAAAAAGACTAAAATTCCACTACTAAACCCTTTATTAATAGCAATTGCTCTTGTAATTGCAGTTTTAGTTTCATGCCATATAAGTTTTGAAACTTATAATATTGGTGGTAGTTTTATAAATGCATTTTTAGGACCTGCAACTGTAATTTTAGCAGTACCTTTATATAAACAGTTACAACTTTTAAAAAATCATTTTGTACCAATAATGACAGGAATAATAGTTGGAAGTTTTGCTTCTATGTGCTGTGTTATAATAATGGGATATTTCTTAGGAGTAAATCATGAACTTATTGCTTCTTTAGTTCCTAAATCAGTTACTACACCAATAGGGGTTGAAGTAGCTAGCGGACTTGGTGGAATACCTTCAATCACAGTTATAGCAGTAATAATAACTGGTATCACAGGTGCAATCATAGCTCCTATGGTATGTAAATTACTTAAGATTGATCATGAAGTTGCTATGGGAGTTTCTATGGGAACAGCTGCCCATGCCGTTGGAACTACTAAAGCTTTAGAAATTGGTGAAACTCATGGTGCTATGAGTTCATTATCTATAGGTGTTGCTGGATTAATAACAGTTTTCCTTGCTCCACCAATATATATGCTATCTGCATTAATATTAAAATTTGTCTAA
- a CDS encoding CidA/LrgA family protein — protein MKLLREMLIVVFIYFLGEFISKSFIHSVPGNIIGMLILLVLLCTKVVKVESIDCVAQFFLDHLAFFFVPAGVGLMTSVGLLEGNVLKLLFICIASTFVVIGVTGLVVQALIRRKEKKLLGDEVNE, from the coding sequence GTGAAGCTTTTAAGAGAAATGCTTATTGTAGTGTTTATATACTTCTTAGGCGAATTTATTTCTAAAAGTTTTATACATAGTGTACCTGGAAATATTATTGGAATGTTAATATTATTAGTTTTACTATGTACTAAAGTTGTTAAAGTAGAATCTATTGACTGTGTTGCTCAATTCTTCTTAGATCATTTAGCCTTCTTCTTCGTTCCTGCAGGGGTTGGACTTATGACATCTGTTGGATTATTAGAAGGAAATGTTCTTAAATTATTATTTATTTGTATAGCCTCAACTTTTGTTGTAATAGGAGTTACAGGTTTAGTTGTTCAAGCTTTAATAAGAAGAAAAGAAAAAAAACTACTAGGAGATGAAGTTAATGAATAA
- a CDS encoding tetratricopeptide repeat protein has protein sequence MKRSILNTLLNVLAIIFIVFLMIKVSVPMGSILLLSFIIFKLTINKHLIYMFKGAKKLRANNLEEALSLYRKAALCNSSNVKAIKTYVFLELKIGSYTEALETLKSIVSKRKFLPEDANQLDLLQAILYWKLNNIKTSLQILDDLKANNFNSLDFYEVYGYVLIQDEDFEKAISISNEGLKVDELSQIIRANLGEIFYKIGDIKKACFYFDELIDECVNFSEPYYFMGIISKEKEDFYKAKEFLNKALKYDESILSNLSKNDIENALISINH, from the coding sequence ATGAAAAGGTCTATTTTAAATACATTATTGAATGTCCTTGCAATAATTTTTATAGTTTTCTTAATGATTAAGGTAAGTGTGCCTATGGGGAGCATACTACTTCTATCATTTATAATATTTAAATTAACTATAAACAAGCATTTAATTTATATGTTTAAGGGTGCTAAAAAACTTAGGGCTAATAATTTAGAAGAAGCTTTATCTCTTTATAGAAAGGCTGCTCTATGTAATAGTTCTAATGTAAAAGCTATAAAAACTTATGTTTTCTTAGAACTTAAAATAGGATCTTATACTGAAGCTTTAGAAACTTTAAAAAGCATAGTATCTAAAAGAAAATTTTTACCTGAAGATGCAAATCAACTTGATTTACTTCAAGCAATACTTTATTGGAAATTAAATAATATAAAAACTTCCCTTCAAATCTTAGATGATTTAAAAGCTAATAATTTTAACTCTCTAGATTTTTATGAAGTTTATGGATATGTTTTGATTCAAGATGAAGATTTTGAAAAAGCAATTTCAATAAGTAATGAAGGATTAAAAGTTGATGAATTAAGCCAAATAATAAGAGCTAATTTAGGAGAGATTTTCTATAAAATTGGGGATATAAAAAAAGCTTGCTTTTATTTTGATGAATTAATAGATGAATGTGTAAATTTTTCAGAACCCTACTATTTTATGGGAATTATATCAAAAGAAAAAGAAGATTTTTATAAAGCCAAAGAATTTTTAAATAAAGCACTTAAGTATGATGAGTCTATTCTAAGCAACCTATCAAAAAATGATATAGAAAACGCTTTAATAAGTATAAATCATTAA
- the asnA gene encoding aspartate--ammonia ligase: protein MEKLFIPKGYKPLLSLRETEVAIKELKDFFEDSLAKNLNLTRVSAPLFVNKGSGLNDDLNGIERPVSFDMKAMPEFNIQIVHSLAKWKRLALHRYEFEHGEGLYTDMNAIRRDEDLDNIHSIYVDQWDWEKIIDKEERNLETLKETVKSIYGTFKSTEDFIVAKYPHIEKILPEDITFITSQELEDRYPDLTSKERETAICKEFGAVFIIGIGGKLASGEKHDDRSPDYDDWTLNGDLLFYYPLFDEAVELSSMGIRVDEESLLKQLKIAECEERKELPFHQMLLEGKLPYTIGGGIGQSRICMFFLRKAHIGEVQASMWDEDMIRTCEENNIHLL from the coding sequence ATGGAAAAATTATTTATACCAAAGGGCTATAAACCTTTATTATCACTTAGAGAAACAGAAGTTGCTATTAAAGAACTTAAAGACTTTTTCGAAGATTCTTTAGCTAAAAACTTAAACTTAACAAGAGTTTCTGCTCCACTTTTCGTAAATAAAGGTTCAGGATTAAATGATGACCTAAATGGAATTGAAAGACCTGTAAGTTTTGATATGAAAGCTATGCCAGAGTTTAACATTCAAATAGTTCATTCTCTAGCTAAATGGAAAAGACTAGCTCTTCATAGATATGAATTTGAACATGGTGAAGGTCTTTACACTGATATGAACGCTATAAGAAGAGATGAAGATTTAGATAACATTCACTCTATTTATGTTGACCAATGGGATTGGGAGAAAATAATAGATAAAGAAGAAAGAAATTTAGAAACTTTAAAAGAAACTGTAAAATCAATATATGGTACTTTTAAATCAACAGAAGATTTTATAGTAGCAAAATACCCTCACATAGAAAAAATTCTTCCTGAAGATATAACATTTATAACATCACAGGAATTAGAAGATCGTTATCCAGATCTTACTTCTAAAGAGAGAGAAACTGCTATATGTAAAGAATTTGGCGCTGTATTCATAATAGGAATTGGTGGAAAATTAGCTTCTGGTGAAAAACATGATGATAGAAGTCCAGACTATGATGATTGGACATTAAATGGAGATTTATTATTCTACTACCCTCTATTTGATGAGGCTGTAGAACTTTCATCAATGGGAATAAGAGTTGATGAGGAAAGCCTTTTAAAACAATTAAAAATAGCAGAATGTGAGGAAAGAAAAGAACTACCATTCCATCAAATGCTTCTTGAAGGAAAATTACCATATACTATAGGTGGTGGAATTGGTCAATCTAGAATATGTATGTTCTTCCTTAGAAAAGCTCACATTGGAGAAGTTCAAGCATCTATGTGGGATGAAGATATGATAAGAACTTGTGAAGAAAACAACATACATTTATTATAA
- the ppaX gene encoding pyrophosphatase PpaX codes for MIKAVLFDLDGTLINTNDLILKSFKHTFKTMLDLEPSEEEITMNYGRPLQEIFKSYDENRIEEMINCYRKINLELHDDECKEFAGVDLMLKTLKSKGIKIGVVTSKKSDMAERGAKLMGIFKYFDTFITPEITTKHKPDGEPVLKACENLGVSPSEALMVGDSPYDILAGKNAGAKTCGVKYTALPLEKLGESKPDFYVDKPLEILDLVEKLNS; via the coding sequence ATGATAAAAGCAGTATTGTTTGACCTAGATGGAACATTGATAAATACTAATGATTTAATACTAAAATCATTTAAACATACATTTAAAACTATGTTAGATTTAGAGCCAAGTGAAGAAGAGATTACTATGAACTATGGTAGACCATTGCAGGAAATTTTTAAATCCTATGATGAAAATAGAATAGAAGAAATGATTAATTGTTATAGAAAAATAAACTTAGAATTACATGATGATGAATGTAAAGAGTTTGCTGGCGTCGATTTAATGCTAAAAACATTAAAGAGTAAAGGAATTAAAATTGGAGTTGTAACTTCAAAGAAAAGTGATATGGCAGAGCGTGGAGCTAAATTAATGGGTATATTTAAGTATTTTGATACTTTTATAACTCCTGAAATTACTACAAAGCATAAGCCAGATGGGGAGCCAGTTTTAAAGGCCTGTGAGAACTTAGGAGTATCTCCTAGTGAAGCTCTTATGGTAGGTGATTCACCTTATGATATTTTAGCAGGTAAAAATGCTGGGGCTAAGACCTGTGGAGTTAAATACACAGCATTGCCTCTTGAAAAATTAGGAGAGAGTAAGCCAGACTTTTATGTAGATAAACCTTTAGAAATTTTAGATCTTGTTGAAAAATTAAATTCTTAA
- a CDS encoding D-alanyl-D-alanine carboxypeptidase family protein encodes MIKFKKKLLSSILIALSVSLFTPTKATVQAAEISQPNIVGKYAVTLDYDTGEIIYAKGIDEKAYPASTTKVMTSLLFAEHASKNDSFPYTADAKAQQPYTLNNSFGPIPVGEGMNANDLMKALLMFSANDAAAVIADGLAGSAEKFSVMMNDEVKKLGLKNTHFVTPNGLHNDDHYSTAYDLAVILQNAYKNPWVSETMALKDSDITVNGKKVLLENRNKELGIDGNIGGKTGFTTPAGRCLVSVYERNGRKIIGAVLNSQYDAKDEIVFNDMNKIIDYSYSVDKVPYIKAGTTIDTIPVEYKLFRWFGPTKKIDVPFVATENIDYYKNYVNEKETSKSINLNDMNAWQLASNPESAAVTVTQRAYVKDYPVKADIGTFTLIKANFLSYLGIIVLVVVAIVLILLIIRAINLRKRRRRRRNIF; translated from the coding sequence TTGATTAAATTTAAGAAAAAGCTTTTAAGTTCAATATTGATTGCTTTATCAGTATCACTTTTTACGCCAACAAAAGCTACTGTTCAGGCTGCCGAAATTTCCCAGCCTAATATAGTTGGAAAGTATGCTGTCACTTTAGATTATGACACTGGTGAAATTATTTATGCAAAGGGAATAGATGAAAAAGCATATCCTGCTAGTACAACAAAGGTAATGACAAGTCTTTTATTTGCTGAACATGCTTCAAAGAATGATTCTTTTCCATATACAGCAGATGCAAAAGCTCAACAACCTTATACATTAAACAATAGCTTTGGACCAATACCTGTTGGCGAAGGAATGAATGCTAATGATTTAATGAAAGCTTTACTTATGTTTTCAGCTAATGATGCTGCCGCTGTAATTGCAGACGGGTTGGCTGGAAGTGCTGAAAAATTTAGTGTAATGATGAATGACGAAGTAAAAAAATTAGGATTAAAAAATACTCACTTTGTTACTCCAAATGGCTTACATAATGATGATCACTATTCAACAGCTTACGATTTAGCTGTCATTTTACAAAATGCTTATAAAAATCCTTGGGTAAGCGAAACTATGGCACTTAAGGATAGCGACATAACTGTAAACGGAAAAAAAGTACTTTTAGAAAATAGAAATAAAGAACTTGGTATCGACGGAAATATTGGTGGAAAGACTGGATTTACAACTCCTGCTGGAAGATGTTTAGTATCAGTATACGAAAGAAATGGTAGAAAAATAATAGGTGCTGTTTTAAATTCTCAATATGATGCTAAGGATGAAATTGTATTTAATGATATGAATAAAATTATTGATTACAGTTACTCTGTAGATAAAGTTCCATACATAAAGGCTGGTACAACAATAGATACTATTCCAGTTGAATATAAACTTTTTAGATGGTTTGGACCAACTAAGAAAATAGATGTTCCTTTTGTTGCAACTGAAAACATAGATTATTATAAAAATTATGTAAATGAAAAAGAAACATCAAAATCAATAAACTTAAATGATATGAACGCTTGGCAATTAGCTTCTAATCCTGAATCAGCTGCTGTTACTGTTACTCAAAGAGCTTACGTTAAGGATTATCCAGTAAAAGCTGATATAGGTACTTTTACTCTTATAAAAGCTAATTTCTTAAGTTATTTAGGAATAATTGTTCTAGTAGTTGTTGCGATTGTATTAATATTACTTATTATAAGAGCAATAAATTTAAGAAAACGTAGAAGACGTAGAAGAAATATATTTTAA
- a CDS encoding acylphosphatase yields MIRKEFLVSGRVQGVGFRFFCKYQASLLSLTGYAENLDDGQVLIEVQGDESSIRKFKTKILNGNGFSRVISIDEKDLTVDTREKRFSTY; encoded by the coding sequence GTGATTAGAAAAGAATTTCTAGTAAGTGGTAGAGTCCAAGGAGTAGGTTTCAGATTCTTTTGTAAGTATCAGGCAAGCTTATTATCTTTAACTGGTTATGCTGAAAATTTAGATGATGGTCAAGTACTTATAGAGGTGCAAGGTGATGAATCATCAATAAGAAAATTTAAAACTAAAATTTTAAATGGTAATGGTTTTTCAAGAGTTATTTCTATAGATGAGAAGGATTTAACTGTTGATACCCGCGAAAAAAGATTTTCTACATACTAA
- the ndk gene encoding nucleoside-diphosphate kinase, translating to MRLEKSLVLIKPDAVERNLIGKILEVYEGAGLKIKAMEMKQINKEFAEKHHEEHRDKQFFNSLIKYITRSPLVALILEGEDAINKIRSLNGATNPEKAEFGTIRRRFALSGTENSVHASDSIESAEKEIKLWFPKVFYEEICG from the coding sequence ATGAGGTTAGAAAAAAGTCTTGTTTTAATAAAACCTGATGCCGTTGAAAGAAATTTAATAGGTAAGATATTAGAGGTTTATGAGGGAGCAGGATTAAAGATAAAGGCTATGGAAATGAAGCAAATAAATAAGGAATTTGCTGAAAAACATCATGAAGAACATAGAGATAAGCAATTTTTTAATTCTCTAATAAAATATATAACAAGAAGTCCTCTTGTAGCTTTAATTCTTGAAGGAGAAGATGCTATAAATAAAATAAGATCTCTAAATGGGGCAACAAATCCAGAAAAGGCTGAGTTTGGAACAATAAGAAGAAGGTTTGCCTTAAGTGGAACAGAAAACTCAGTTCATGCATCAGATTCAATAGAAAGTGCTGAGAAAGAAATTAAGCTATGGTTCCCAAAAGTATTTTATGAAGAAATTTGTGGATAA
- a CDS encoding ABC transporter substrate-binding protein, producing the protein MKLKKFLALTCSTLLLSSLFLGCGPKKDEEATQDKNNNVLYVYNWGDYIDPELLTKFKEETGIDVKYDVYDTNEIMYQKLNSGNVSYDIVIPSDYMIEKMKNEDMLAKIDFSNIPNYKYIGEQFKKLAYDPTDEYSVPYMWGTVGIIYNTKRVSDPVDSWNILWNPKYKDQVIMPDSVRDAMAVAEKKLGYSLNTENLDQIEAAKKELMTQKKDGLILAYMVDQVKDAMVGGEASLAVAWSGDAVTMIERNPDLAYAIPKEGSNKWFDAIAIPKNAKHKENAEKFINFLCDPENAEQNVEYIGYSTPNTAAYDLLPEDIRDDKVAYPDEESLKNCEVFIDLPSKILRKYDEAWLEIKCVY; encoded by the coding sequence ATGAAATTAAAAAAATTTTTAGCATTAACTTGTTCAACACTTCTTTTATCATCTCTTTTTCTTGGTTGTGGACCAAAAAAGGATGAGGAAGCTACTCAAGATAAAAACAATAACGTTCTTTATGTTTATAACTGGGGAGATTACATAGATCCAGAACTACTTACTAAATTTAAAGAAGAAACTGGAATAGATGTTAAATACGATGTTTATGATACTAATGAAATAATGTATCAAAAACTTAATAGTGGTAATGTATCTTATGATATAGTAATTCCTTCTGATTACATGATAGAAAAAATGAAAAACGAAGATATGTTAGCAAAAATAGATTTTTCTAATATACCTAATTATAAATATATAGGAGAACAATTTAAAAAATTAGCTTATGATCCAACTGATGAATACTCAGTACCATACATGTGGGGAACAGTTGGAATAATATATAATACAAAGAGAGTTAGTGATCCTGTAGATAGTTGGAATATTCTTTGGAATCCTAAATATAAGGATCAAGTTATAATGCCAGATAGTGTTAGAGATGCTATGGCTGTTGCAGAAAAAAAATTAGGATATTCATTAAATACAGAAAACCTAGATCAAATAGAAGCTGCTAAAAAGGAGCTTATGACTCAAAAGAAAGATGGCTTAATCTTAGCTTACATGGTTGACCAAGTTAAAGATGCCATGGTTGGTGGAGAGGCTTCCCTTGCTGTTGCTTGGTCTGGAGATGCTGTAACAATGATAGAGAGAAATCCTGATTTAGCTTATGCTATTCCTAAGGAAGGATCAAATAAATGGTTTGATGCAATAGCAATTCCTAAAAATGCAAAGCATAAAGAAAATGCTGAGAAGTTTATAAACTTCCTTTGCGATCCTGAAAATGCTGAGCAAAATGTAGAATATATAGGATACTCTACTCCAAACACAGCTGCATATGACCTTTTACCTGAGGATATAAGAGATGATAAAGTTGCATACCCAGATGAAGAGTCATTAAAAAATTGTGAGGTATTTATAGATTTACCTTCTAAAATACTTAGAAAATATGATGAAGCTTGGTTAGAAATCAAGTGTGTTTATTAA